A single Pseudomonas brassicacearum DNA region contains:
- a CDS encoding DUF3299 domain-containing protein translates to MPRALLALLMLVALPLWAAEPRDLAWSEMIPPDAPPEVPNMTPLHDLSKMSDALAAESAPAAKQDLPNAPVVKALDGQQIRLPGYIVPLEVSEEGRTTDFLLVPYFGACIHVPPPPSNQIVHVKSEVGVKLDELYQPYWVEGPMQVKPSTSELADAGYQMEAEKIYVYELPE, encoded by the coding sequence ATGCCCCGCGCCCTGCTTGCGCTGTTGATGCTGGTCGCCCTGCCGCTGTGGGCGGCCGAGCCGAGGGACCTGGCCTGGTCGGAAATGATCCCGCCGGACGCGCCGCCGGAAGTGCCGAACATGACGCCGCTGCACGACTTGTCGAAAATGAGCGACGCCCTGGCCGCCGAGTCCGCGCCGGCGGCCAAGCAGGATTTGCCCAACGCCCCAGTGGTCAAGGCCCTCGACGGCCAGCAGATTCGCTTGCCGGGCTACATCGTGCCGCTGGAAGTCAGCGAGGAAGGTCGCACCACGGACTTTTTGCTGGTGCCGTATTTCGGCGCCTGCATCCACGTGCCACCACCGCCGTCCAACCAGATCGTGCATGTGAAAAGTGAAGTCGGGGTCAAGCTCGACGAGTTGTATCAACCGTACTGGGTCGAAGGGCCGATGCAGGTCAAGCCGTCCACCAGTGAACTGGCCGATGCCGGGTATCAGATGGAGGCCGAGAAGATCTATGTGTATGAGCTGCCGGAGTGA
- a CDS encoding NAD-dependent epimerase/dehydratase family protein, with the protein MAEGPVLITGGAGFIGSHLTDALLAKGHSVRILDDLSTGKRSNLPLDNPAVELIEGDVADAALVARVMAGCSAVAHLAAVASVQASVDDPVRTHQSNFIGTLNVCEAMRQSGVKRVLFASSAAVYGNNGEGQSIDEDTPKAPLTPYASDKLASEFYLDFYRRQHDLEPVVFRFFNIYGPRQDPSSPYSGVISIFSERAQKGLPITVFGDGEQTRDFVYVEDLVDLLVQAIEKPEVEVGAVNVGWNQATTLKQMLQALAAVVGDLPPISYGPARSGDIRHSRADNHRLLQRFSFPQQTPMSVGLARLLGR; encoded by the coding sequence ATGGCTGAAGGCCCTGTTTTAATCACCGGCGGCGCGGGTTTCATTGGTTCGCACCTGACCGACGCCTTGCTCGCCAAGGGACACTCGGTGCGCATCCTCGATGACCTGTCCACCGGCAAGCGCAGCAACCTGCCGCTGGACAACCCGGCGGTCGAACTGATCGAAGGCGACGTCGCCGACGCCGCGCTGGTGGCGCGGGTCATGGCCGGTTGCAGCGCCGTGGCGCACCTGGCGGCGGTGGCCTCGGTGCAAGCCTCGGTGGACGACCCCGTGCGCACCCACCAGAGCAATTTCATTGGCACCCTGAATGTCTGCGAAGCCATGCGCCAGAGTGGTGTGAAACGGGTGCTGTTCGCCTCCAGCGCGGCGGTCTACGGCAACAACGGCGAAGGTCAGTCCATCGACGAAGACACCCCCAAGGCCCCGCTCACGCCGTATGCCTCGGACAAGCTGGCCAGCGAGTTCTACCTCGACTTCTATCGCCGCCAGCACGACCTGGAGCCGGTGGTATTCCGTTTCTTCAACATCTACGGTCCGCGCCAGGATCCGTCCTCGCCGTATTCCGGGGTCATCAGCATCTTCAGCGAGCGGGCACAGAAAGGCCTGCCAATCACCGTGTTCGGCGACGGCGAGCAGACCCGGGATTTTGTCTACGTCGAAGATTTGGTGGATTTGCTGGTGCAGGCCATCGAGAAGCCCGAGGTGGAAGTGGGCGCGGTGAATGTCGGCTGGAACCAGGCCACGACCCTCAAGCAAATGCTCCAGGCCCTGGCCGCGGTGGTGGGCGACCTGCCGCCGATCAGCTACGGCCCGGCGCGTTCCGGCGACATCCGCCATTCGCGGGCCGACAACCATCGGCTGTTGCAGCGCTTCAGTTTTCCACAGCAAACACCGATGAGCGTGGGGCTGGCGCGGTTGCTGGGGCGCTGA
- a CDS encoding OmpW/AlkL family protein, whose product MNKSLLSASLVALALAAPLAQAHTAGDIIVRAGAITVNPEADSSSVKVDRGPLAGTDLGGKATMSSDTQLGLNFAYMITNNLGIELLAASPFEHDVKIKGTALGAANNKLGTLKHLPPTLSLVYYPLDAKSAFQPYVGAGINYTWIYDEHVGSEASANGFSNFRASNSWGMAWQVGADYMLTDNVMINGQIRYIDIDTTAYVDNNAVAGGTRAKVNVDVDPWIYMVGLGYKF is encoded by the coding sequence ATGAACAAGTCCTTGCTCAGCGCTTCCCTCGTTGCCCTCGCGCTCGCAGCCCCACTCGCCCAGGCCCACACGGCTGGCGACATCATCGTTCGCGCCGGTGCTATCACCGTCAACCCGGAAGCCGACAGTTCCAGTGTCAAGGTCGACCGTGGCCCACTGGCCGGCACCGACCTGGGCGGCAAGGCGACCATGAGCAGCGACACGCAGCTGGGCTTGAACTTCGCCTACATGATCACCAACAACCTGGGGATCGAACTGCTGGCGGCCTCGCCGTTCGAGCACGACGTGAAAATCAAAGGCACTGCCCTGGGCGCGGCCAACAACAAGCTTGGCACCCTCAAGCACCTGCCGCCGACCTTGAGCCTGGTCTACTACCCGCTCGACGCCAAGTCAGCGTTCCAGCCTTATGTCGGCGCCGGCATCAACTACACCTGGATCTATGACGAACACGTCGGCAGCGAAGCCAGCGCGAACGGCTTCAGCAACTTCCGGGCGAGCAACAGTTGGGGCATGGCGTGGCAAGTGGGCGCCGACTATATGTTGACCGACAACGTCATGATCAACGGTCAGATTCGCTACATCGACATCGACACCACCGCGTATGTGGACAACAACGCCGTGGCCGGTGGCACACGGGCCAAGGTGAATGTCGATGTGGACCCATGGATCTACATGGTGGGGTTGGGTTACAAGTTCTAA